Genomic window (Chloroflexota bacterium):
GTTGGGCCGGAGCGCGTGCCGCTCGACCAATCATTGATGGACGATCTGGGGCTGGACTCGTTCGACGTGATGTCGGTCATTCTGGAGATTGAGGAGGCGTTTGCCCCGGCGACGCTCTCCGACGAGGCGGCCCAGGAGTTGAAGACTTTGCGGGAAGTGGCGGCTTACATTGACGAGCAGTTGGCGAATCAGACAGACCTGACAGGCTTTTGAAACGCATCGGGCAATAGCGGCAGTTGGCTAAATCTCTCTTTCGCATTATCATCTAGCCAATACGGAGAACAGAGATGCCCTTATCTAGTTGGATTGGTCAAACCATCGCCGGACGCTACAAAATCGACTCTCAGCTTGGCCAGGGTGGAATGTCCACCGTGTACAAAGCCGCCGACCCCAACCTGCGCCGCACGGTGGCCGTCAAACTGATTCACCCGCACCTGGCCGCCGACCCGGAGTTTGTGCGCCGCTTTGAAGAAGAAGCGGCGGCAGTGGCCCAGCTTCGCCACCCCAACATCATCCAGGTTTACGACTTCGACCACGACGGCGACACCTATTACATGGTGTTGGAGCACGTGCAGGGCGAGACCCTGCAAGCTCGCCTCAAAGCCCTGAACGCCAGCCACACCCGCCTGCCTCTGACTGAAGCGGCTCGCCTCATGACCGCCGTGTGCGAAGCCGTGCATTACGCTCACGAGCGCGGCATGATTCACCGCGACCTCAAACCGGCCAACATCATGATCAACCAGGACAGCGATCCGGTGCTGATGGATTTTGGCGTGGTCAAAATGCTCAGCGGCCAGCAACAGCAGACCTCCACCGGGGCCATCGTCGGCACGCCCTCTTACATTTCGCCGGAGCAGGTGCGCGGCGAGCGCCCGGACTCGCGGGCCGATATTTACTCGCTGGGCGTGGTGCTGTTCGAGATGGTGGCCGGGCGTTGCCCCTTCGACGCTGACTCGACTCTCCGGCTGATGCTCATGCACGTCAACGAGCCGGTGCCCGATATTCGCGAACTGGCCGACGACGTGCCGGGGGCGCTGGTGGCCGTTGTCGAAAAGGCGCTGGCCAAACAACCGGAAGATCGTTTTCAAACTGCGGAAGAGATGGCGGCGGCTTTGCGGGCTGTCTACGGGCCAGCCGCCATGCTTCGACCTGCTTCCGGTTCAACCTCGGCAGCCCCGCCGTCGGCGCCCACAGTGACGAAACCCGTCGGCCAAACAGCGGTGGGAGCCTCGACGACCGAGGCGCTTTCCGCGCCTCCGGTTCAACCACCAAAGGCGGCGACCCCGAAGCGAAACTGGATGCCGTTCATTATCGGTTGCGGCGCCTTGGGCGTGATCGGCCTCATTGCCGTCATCGCCGTTGCCTTTGGCTCGAGCCGTTTATTTGGCGGCGGCGCCGATGCGCTCCCGCCACCCGAGGGCATGATTCGCATCAACGGCGGTGTGTATCTGGTCGGCCTCGATGCGGTGGACGAGAATCACGCCGCGCTTCAGCAGGTGACGCTGGTTGAGTTTTGGATCGATCAACACGAGGTGACCAACACCCAATATGCGAAGTTTGTGTCCGAGACAGGGAAGCCGCCGCCCGTTAGTTGGGCCGCCGGCGCCTTCCCGCCCGGCCACGACAACCGGCCTGTGCAGGGCGTGACCTGGGATCAGGCCGCCGATTATTGCGCCTGGACCAGGAAGCGTTTGCCCACCGAGGCCGAATGGGAAGTGACCGCGCGCGGGCCGGAGAATGATTTGTTTCCGTGGGGCAACAAAGAGGACAGCGTTAAACTGCCCGGCAACGAAACCTACGATGTTGGCACGGTGAGCGCCAACCGGAGTCGCTATGGCGTGTTTGATCTGGCGGGCAACGTGTGGGAGTGGGTGGCCGAGCCTTATCTGGCCGCGCCCGAAGGAAACCAGGTTTTGCGCGGCGGCGCGTCCGGCTTCTTGAAGGACATGGCTTACCGGCTGGTGGGCAACCCGAACGAGGGCACAATGATCGCCGCCGCCGGTTTCCGGTGCGCGGCTCCACAGGTGAGCGGCCAGTCGGCCCAAAGCACGGCTCTGCCGGTTGCGCCGACTCAGCTCGCGGAGGGCGTGCTTTATCAGGACGAATTTGCTGATCCAACCAGCGGCTGGCCGGTGGGCGAGGAAGGCAGCTACAAGTTTGGCTTTCATCCGCAGTCGTTCTATCATCTTCAAGTGGCGGCGGCCAATGATCGGCTGGTTATGACTCGCGATCTGGGCTTTGCCAACTACATCGCCGAGACCGATGTGCTGGTGGATCACACGACGACCACCACAGGCGACTTCCGTTACGGCCTGGCCGTGCGTCGCTCCGGCGAGAACTATTATGCTTTCCTGATCTCATCGCGCACCAAGACCTGGCAAGCCGTCAAAAATTCAGCCTCCGGCCCGGCGGTGCTGGCCCAGGGTTCGGATGACTCGATTCAGGGCGGGGCGGGCGTGAACAACCTGCGGGTGGAAGTCAACGGCCCGACGTTTATTTTTACAATCAACGGCAACGTGGCCGCTGAGTTTACGGACGCCGATTATGCCAACGGCGAAACCGGCTTCATTCTCGAAACAGTGGACGAGACTCTGGCGCACATTCACTATGCTTCCATCGTCCTTCACGAAGTTGAAGAGGTGGTGGCCGTTCCAACTGAGACTCCGATTCCAGTCGTTGCCACCGACACTGTTGTTCCAACCGAGACGGTCGCCCCGACCGCTACCGTCGTCGTGCCGCCCGTTCCTGAAGGCATGGTGTTAATTCCCGCCGGTCACTTCCTCATGGGTTCGTCCGACGGTCGAGCCAACGAGAAGCCGGAGCATCCGGTTCTGCTCAGTGCTTATTACATGGATCAGTTTGAGGTGAGGAATGCGGAGTATCGCGAGTGTGTGGCCGCCGGCGACTGCACGGCCGGCCGGGGCAGTTCGTTCACCCGCGCCGGCTACAGCACTGACCCGGCCTTCGACGACTATCCGGTGATTGGCGTGACGTGGGTTCAGGCGGACGCCTACTGCGCCTGGGCCGGCAAGCGCCTGCCCAGTGAGGCCGAGTGGGAATATGCGGCAAGCGGCCCGGGGAATTTCAAATGGCCGTGGGGCAAGTCATTCGATCTAAATCTCTCGGCGGCCAGCGCCCGCGACACGCAACCGGTTGGCAGTTATCCTAACGGCGCGAGTCCGTTTGGCGTGTTTGACATGGCCGGTAATGTGAACGAGTGGGTGGCCGACTCTTTTGCCCCGACCTTCTACGCCGACTCACCGGCCAGCAATCCGCTCAACACCGAAGGCACACAGAACATCTTCCGGGGCGGCAGTTTCGATAACGCCGACGGCTCGTTCTTCACCACCAGCCGCCGCTATCCGCAAGGCCGCGGCTTCACCGATGTGGACATCGGCTTCCGTTGCGCGCAAGACGCGCCGGAGGTGAATGCCGCCGTGCCGCAAGCCGAGCATGATGCGCTGGTGGCAGAATTTTGCGAAGTGTACGCGGCTTATAAACCGGATGGGGTTTGTCCGTGAGATTAATCCTCCCTGGTTTCAAACCTTCGCGAGGATACCTGGATACTGAAATGCTAATGCAACCTTCTTCTCAATTGCCCGCTTTGAATGGGCATGTTAGAATGCCTGTCACATGTTAGTCGGAAAAACCATCAAAGGACGCTACAGACTTTACGACCAACTCGGCGTGGGCGGCTCGGCGGCAGTGTTTCTGGCCCGCGATTCCGGCACAGGCCGCATTGCCGTCGTCAAAATCATCCACCCGCACCTCATCGAGAGCAAGTTCATCGCCCGCTTCCTGCGCGAGATCAAAGTTCTTCAGCAGGTGAACACCCGCCACATCGTCGAAATTTACGATTACGGCCTCAACCACACCCAGGACGACCTGCCTGCGCCGGTCAGCTTCATTGCTATGGAATACGTGGAAGGCCTGACCCTGGCCTCGATCATCGAGCGAATGATCACCCTCTCCGAGACCAACACCCTGACCCTCTCCACCCAGATCACCAAAGCCCTGGTCGAGCTTCACCATCTCGGCGTCGTCCACCGCGACATCAAATCGCAGAACATCATGATCACGGCAGACAACACGGCCAAGATCATTGACTTTGGCGTGGCCAAGAATCTGGGCGAAAAGACCATCACCGGCACCGACGTGTTCGCCGGGACGCTCTCTTACGCTTCGCCCGAGCAACTCAAAGACTCGCGCAACGTGGACATCCGCTCCGACCTGTACTCGCTGGGCGTGGTAATGGCCGAGTGTCTCACCGGCAAAGTGCCGCCGCGCAACCGCCGCGGCCAGCACATCTTCCTCGACCAGCGGCCTGACGCCACCGCGCCTTCGCGCTCGCGCCGCGCCGGCCCGGCCCGAACCGCCAACGAGGTCGTCCAGACGCTTCTGGCCCTCGACCCTGAAGACCGCTATCCCTCGCCCGACTCTCTACTCAACGATCTGGAGTTGATCGGTGGTGGCCAGCCGCTCTCCTTGCCCTGGGATACGCTGGGCATTCGCACCAGCAATAACACAGTGGCCCAGATCACCGCCGCGCCTGAAAGCGAGTGTTACCTGATCTCCGAGCGCGGCGACCGGATTCCGGTCACCCGCCGCGAGATGGTCATTGGCCGCTCGGCCCCCACCGACGACACCTGGGTTCCCGACCTTGACGTGCGCCAGATGATGCTGGAGAAAGCCAAGACCGTTTCCCGTTTCCATTGCCGGATATTTGCCGGGGACGACAACGTCTATCGCATCATGGACATGGGCAGTTTCAACGGCACCTGGGTCAACGGCAAACGGCTGGAGAGCAAGGAAGCGGTAATTCTGGCTGACAGCGATCAGATTCACCTCGGCGGCATTGCCTTCACCTTCCACAAACCCAAAACCCTTAAGAAATGATCACCCCTGGCTGCCCGACTGCCCTCGCAACTTTGCTGAGGCGTATTGCGCTTGTGTGCCTGTCGGCGGCTTTGGCCTGGGTGACGGCTTCCCCGCCGGCGGCGGCTCAAACGTCCGCCTCGGCGGCCATCACCACCATTGATATCTCGGCCTTCCCCGAAGTCCGGGCCTTCATCGCCGTCTCCGAGCTTGAAGGCAACCGCGTGCCCGGCCTCACTCAAACCGCGTTTCAACTCACCGAGAACAACTCGCCGCTGACGATCACCGGCCTGAGCGAAGAAGAGACCGGCTTGCAGATCGCGTTTGTGATCGAATCGTCCAACATCTTTTCCAAGCGCGATCGGGAAGCTCTCACCCGGCTGGACTACGTGAAGACGGCGGTGATTAATTTCGCCGTCGGCGAAACCCGGCCCTTCATGAAGGACGCGCTCGACGATGTGAGCCTTTACGCGCCCGAAGGCCCGATCCTGGAACACTCGACAGTGGGCGGCGAGATTCGCAACGCCTTGATTTCTTACCAGAGCGAATTTTTGTTTGAGACCGGGCTGTTCGGGCTGATCCGGCAGGGCCTCAACGCGGTGACGGCGGAGCCGCCGCGACTCGGCATGCGGCGCGAGATCGTCATCTTCTCGTCGGGCATTGACGCCTCTGCCGACGCCGAGATTGCCACGCTGGCCGCGCAGGCGGTGGCCCAGAACATCGTTATTCACACCGTCCTCGTCGGCCCGCAGGAGAACCAGGTGGCCCCGGCGGCGGAGAACCTCAAAGGGCTGGCCGTGCTCACCGGCGGCTCGTACCGCTACTTTGACGATCCCAATTCGATGACGACGCTGTGGGATGCGCTGGTGACTCAACGCGCCCAATACCGGCTCGTCTATCGTTCGCAAGTGGCGCAGTCGGGGCAACAAACGCTCATTGCCACCGTCAACATCGGGGGAACCGTCGTCACCTCGCCGCCCGCCGCTTATTCGATCACCGTTCAGCCGCCGGTCATTTCCATCACTAACCTGCCCGCCGAAATATTGCGAAGCACCAGTCAGGCCGGGGCCGACCCGGCCACCATTGATCCGCGTTTGCAGACCCTTGCTGTTCAAGTGAATTTCCCCGACGGCTTCCCCCGCTCGGTGAGCAAACTGCAATTGCTGGTGGACGGGGCGGTGGTGGATGAGCGCACCGCACCGCCGCTGGACAGCGTGACCTGGGACTTAAGCGGCTACGGTGAAACCGCCGCTCACGGGGTGCAGGTGGTGGCCGTTGACGAGCTTGGCCTGGAGGGCCGAACCGACATTGCCAACGTGCTGGTGCGGGTGGACATTCCGCCGCCCATCTCCCGGCTGGCCGGCCCGGCCCTGATTGTGGCCGGCGTGCTGGGCGTGCTGGGGGTGGCGCTGGTGGCTATCATCTTTGCGGCCATTATCTATTTGCGCCGCCCGCCAACCGTTGTCACCACCGTTGTGCGCGACACCAGCCAGAAGGTCGTCAAAGAATTTACCGAGCCGTTCATGCCCACGCCGGTTCGCGGCCTGGCTCACATGAAATCGAAAGCCTACCTCGAAGTAGGCGTGTCTCACGGCGAGCAACCGCACCCGCCCATCGAACTTATCGGCGACAACCTGCGCCTGGGCCGCGATGGCACGCTGGCGCAAATCGTCTTCCCCGATCGTTCCGTCTCGCGCCTCCATGCCCGCATTGCCGAAGAGACCGACGGCGTGTTTATGATCTATGACGAAGGCGCAACCTCGGGCACTTGGGTGAATTACAACCAGGTGCCAATGACCGGCCAGCAACTTCAGCATGGCGACCTGATCAACCTGGGCCGGGTGCAGTTGCGATTCATGCTGCGCCAGGTGGTCGCCGCCGAAACCTCGCCCGCCCCCCTTTCTGAACCCGCCCCCGACTCCACGCCTGAACCGCCCGTTATCGAAGATCATTCCACCGAGCCGTTTGAGCCACCGGCCTTTGCCGCCCAGTCGCCGGAGCTTAAGCCCGTTCACGAGCCAACCGATCACGGCTCGCGCGCTTCCGAAACCACGCCGCTTGGCGACGACGTGTATCGCACTGAAGCCTTTGACCCGTCGTTCAACCCCACGCCGCCAGAGACCGACGCCGACGACAAAGACAAGCCTGCCGGCTCCGACCCGGGCGAGAAGAAGTGAGCCATGCTTGAGTTGAGTATCGGGGCGACGATTGGGCCGTTCACGATCACCGAGAGCATGCCCGCCGGGAGCGGCGGCATGTCACGGGTGTTCATTGCCGCCGTCAACAAGGAGTTGTTGCTCGGCGAAAAAACCGGCGGCGGCAACGTGGACACCCTGCCGGATAAAGTAGCCTTGAAGATCGCCCGCATCGTCCCGCCCTCGCAGGAAAACGCCGCCAGCGAGCAGGCTTTTTATTTTGAGGCCCTGAACAACGAGGTCGAGATTCTCAAACGGCTTCGCCACCCCAACATTGTCCGCCTCTTCCCGATTCCGCGTGGCCTGCCCCGCAACCCCTACGCCGCCCGCGCCACCGAGCTTCCCAGCCACCCCTGGTTCTGTGTCATGGAATACCTCGGCGGCGGCTCGCTGGACTCGCTCGTCAAAAATTCGGGCGCCCTGCCGGTGGCCGAGGCTCTCGAAGTGGCCTACCAGATCGGCCTGGCCCTGGATCACATTCACGCCAAAGGCCTGGCCCACCTCGACCTGAAGCCGGACAACATCCTCTTCCGCTTTCCTACCAGTGGCCGCCGCCGCCTGGCCCAGCCGGTGCTCATTGACTTCGGCATCGCCGCCAAAGCTAAAAAGACCGGGCCGCACGCCGGCTCGGTGGCCTTCATGCCGCCGGAGCGCATCCGCCTCATGCGCGGCGAAACCGCGCCCGAGCAGGTGGGCGACCAATCCAAAGTGGATGTTTACGGCCTGGGCGTTTTGCTCTACCGCATGCTCACCGAGCAATTGCCCTACGAAGGCCTGCCACGCGACAAGCTCACCAGCGCCATCCTCAGCACCAGCCCCAAGCCGCCGCGTGACCTCAACCCCGCTATCCCGCCGAAGATTGACGAGATCATCATGGCCGCCCTCGAAAAGGAGCCGGATCAGCGACCTCGCGTTGAAGAGATCATCACCCGCCTGGACGAAGCCATCGTAGCCCGCCCGCAGGCCCCGCGCTCCGAGAAGCCGCGCCGCCGGTTCTCACGCGGCACTCGCGTGGCGTTTGTGTTAGCGGCGGCTCTGTTCTTGTGCTCGATCATTTCAGTCGTCGAATTTGGGGTGATCACCGCCAACTGGTTGCTGGCCCGCCAACAGCCCACGCCGACGGTGGTCGTGGTAACTGCCACCCCGGAACACATCGAGTTTGCCACCCAACCGCCGACGGCGACCCCGACCCTGGTCGCCAGCCCCACCTCGCTTCCGGCCACGCCGACGCTTACCCCGATCCCGCCACCATGATCCGCGAGACCACCACCGATCTCATTCTGGGCTATCAGACACATCCGGGCGAAAAGGGGAAGAACAACGAAGACCGGGCCACGGTGGTGTCTTATAAGCCCGCGCCCGGCGAGAGGGGCAACACTGTGCTGGCAATTGTGGCCGACGGCATCGGCGGCAAGCGATCGGGCGAAGTGGCTTCGCAAATCGCCATTGACGCCATCTCTGCCGTTTTTGATCAGGCCGACTCGACTTCGTATCTTGATCTTGTCACTCGCGGTTTTCTGAACACGTCGCGAGGCATTGCCCGGCAGGTGACCAGCAACCCGGAGCACGAAGGCATGGGCACCACCTGCGTCGCCGTCGTCATTGCCAACCGGCGGTTGTACACAGCTTACATCGGCGACAGCCGAATCTATTTGTTGCGCGACGGCGGCATCCGGCAGTTGACGGTGGATCACACCTGGGTGCAGAAGGCGATTGAACATGGCATTCTCACGCCCGACGAAGCCCGCAAACACCCCAACCGCCATGTCGTCCTGCGCTACCTCAGCACCAGCTCCGACCCGACGCCCGACTTTCGCCTCAAGCTGAGCGAGGCCGAGTCTGCCGAAGACTCAAGCCGCAACCAGGGCCTGCCGCTCAAAACCGGCGACGTGATTCTATTGTGCTCAGACGGTTTGACCGACCTGGTGGACGACGACGAAATCCTGGCCGCCTTTCAACAGCAGGCCACGCCGCAGGCGGCGGTAGACGCGCTGACGTTGATGGCGCGTTATCGTGGCGGCTTCGATAACATCACCATTGTGGCCTTCAAAGTTCCACATCACACCGGGCCGTTGCCGCGCATGGCCACCGGGCCGGTTGGCGGCGGGGTGAGCAACACGGCCTTAATGTTGGGCGTGTTGGGCGGCTTTGGCGCGCTGGCGGTGGCCGTGATTGCGTTGGCCGCCGGGCTGATCTTCTTCAACCCGCTCCGAACGCCCACGCCAACGCTGACGAATACGCGCACCGCAACAGTAGGCGCGACCACCGGCGTGACGAACACGATTGCGCCCACGCTCCGCCCGGCCACCCTCCTGCCCGACACACCAACGGTGTTGCCGCCGACTCCCACCCTCACCGTTCCGCCCACCGTTCCCACTAACACGCCCACGCCGACGGTTGACCTCACTCTCGTTTCGCCGACGGCAACGGCAACCGTCGTGCCCTCTGAAACGCCGACAACCCAGGCCCCTTAAAGAACAGTCTTTTACATCTCCCTCATCCCATACGGAAAATCAAACTCAGGCATCAGGGCCATGAACGGGTCGGGGTCGAAGGCCTCGGGGCCGAGCACGCCCGCGCCCTGCCAGGCTTTGGTAGCGATCAGTTCCATCATGATCACCGGGCTGACCGCCGTTTGCCAGACCACAGCCTGCACGCCGTAGTTCCTCATCGTCATCTCGTTGTCGGCCACCTGGTAGAGATAAACCTGGCGTGGCTTGCCGTCTTTGCTTCCCTTCACCCACGTTCCGGCGCAGGTCTTGCCAGACATCTGGCCGCCGAGGTAGGCGGGGTTGGGCAGGCAGGCGGCCACCACGTCACGCGGGGCCACTTCCACGTCCTTCACCTTGATCTTGTTCTTGTTGTCGAGGCCGATGGCGTGCAACATTTTCAGATAGCTGATGAATTGATCGCCCAGCCCGTACTTGAACGTGACGCGCTTGCACTTCACCCAGCGCGGCACCAGCAGAACTTCCTCGTGCTCCACGTTCACGCACTCCACCGGCCCAATGCCTTCGGGGAACTCGAACACTTCGGGTTCAGAGAAGGGCGGGGTGGTATACCAGCCCCGGTCTTTCTCCCAGAT
Coding sequences:
- a CDS encoding serine/threonine protein kinase; its protein translation is MLELSIGATIGPFTITESMPAGSGGMSRVFIAAVNKELLLGEKTGGGNVDTLPDKVALKIARIVPPSQENAASEQAFYFEALNNEVEILKRLRHPNIVRLFPIPRGLPRNPYAARATELPSHPWFCVMEYLGGGSLDSLVKNSGALPVAEALEVAYQIGLALDHIHAKGLAHLDLKPDNILFRFPTSGRRRLAQPVLIDFGIAAKAKKTGPHAGSVAFMPPERIRLMRGETAPEQVGDQSKVDVYGLGVLLYRMLTEQLPYEGLPRDKLTSAILSTSPKPPRDLNPAIPPKIDEIIMAALEKEPDQRPRVEEIITRLDEAIVARPQAPRSEKPRRRFSRGTRVAFVLAAALFLCSIISVVEFGVITANWLLARQQPTPTVVVVTATPEHIEFATQPPTATPTLVASPTSLPATPTLTPIPPP
- a CDS encoding SUMF1/EgtB/PvdO family nonheme iron enzyme, whose protein sequence is MPLSSWIGQTIAGRYKIDSQLGQGGMSTVYKAADPNLRRTVAVKLIHPHLAADPEFVRRFEEEAAAVAQLRHPNIIQVYDFDHDGDTYYMVLEHVQGETLQARLKALNASHTRLPLTEAARLMTAVCEAVHYAHERGMIHRDLKPANIMINQDSDPVLMDFGVVKMLSGQQQQTSTGAIVGTPSYISPEQVRGERPDSRADIYSLGVVLFEMVAGRCPFDADSTLRLMLMHVNEPVPDIRELADDVPGALVAVVEKALAKQPEDRFQTAEEMAAALRAVYGPAAMLRPASGSTSAAPPSAPTVTKPVGQTAVGASTTEALSAPPVQPPKAATPKRNWMPFIIGCGALGVIGLIAVIAVAFGSSRLFGGGADALPPPEGMIRINGGVYLVGLDAVDENHAALQQVTLVEFWIDQHEVTNTQYAKFVSETGKPPPVSWAAGAFPPGHDNRPVQGVTWDQAADYCAWTRKRLPTEAEWEVTARGPENDLFPWGNKEDSVKLPGNETYDVGTVSANRSRYGVFDLAGNVWEWVAEPYLAAPEGNQVLRGGASGFLKDMAYRLVGNPNEGTMIAAAGFRCAAPQVSGQSAQSTALPVAPTQLAEGVLYQDEFADPTSGWPVGEEGSYKFGFHPQSFYHLQVAAANDRLVMTRDLGFANYIAETDVLVDHTTTTTGDFRYGLAVRRSGENYYAFLISSRTKTWQAVKNSASGPAVLAQGSDDSIQGGAGVNNLRVEVNGPTFIFTINGNVAAEFTDADYANGETGFILETVDETLAHIHYASIVLHEVEEVVAVPTETPIPVVATDTVVPTETVAPTATVVVPPVPEGMVLIPAGHFLMGSSDGRANEKPEHPVLLSAYYMDQFEVRNAEYRECVAAGDCTAGRGSSFTRAGYSTDPAFDDYPVIGVTWVQADAYCAWAGKRLPSEAEWEYAASGPGNFKWPWGKSFDLNLSAASARDTQPVGSYPNGASPFGVFDMAGNVNEWVADSFAPTFYADSPASNPLNTEGTQNIFRGGSFDNADGSFFTTSRRYPQGRGFTDVDIGFRCAQDAPEVNAAVPQAEHDALVAEFCEVYAAYKPDGVCP
- a CDS encoding acyl carrier protein → MPTSTELQLQQLVAAKLKVGPERVPLDQSLMDDLGLDSFDVMSVILEIEEAFAPATLSDEAAQELKTLREVAAYIDEQLANQTDLTGF
- a CDS encoding FHA domain-containing protein, encoding MITPGCPTALATLLRRIALVCLSAALAWVTASPPAAAQTSASAAITTIDISAFPEVRAFIAVSELEGNRVPGLTQTAFQLTENNSPLTITGLSEEETGLQIAFVIESSNIFSKRDREALTRLDYVKTAVINFAVGETRPFMKDALDDVSLYAPEGPILEHSTVGGEIRNALISYQSEFLFETGLFGLIRQGLNAVTAEPPRLGMRREIVIFSSGIDASADAEIATLAAQAVAQNIVIHTVLVGPQENQVAPAAENLKGLAVLTGGSYRYFDDPNSMTTLWDALVTQRAQYRLVYRSQVAQSGQQTLIATVNIGGTVVTSPPAAYSITVQPPVISITNLPAEILRSTSQAGADPATIDPRLQTLAVQVNFPDGFPRSVSKLQLLVDGAVVDERTAPPLDSVTWDLSGYGETAAHGVQVVAVDELGLEGRTDIANVLVRVDIPPPISRLAGPALIVAGVLGVLGVALVAIIFAAIIYLRRPPTVVTTVVRDTSQKVVKEFTEPFMPTPVRGLAHMKSKAYLEVGVSHGEQPHPPIELIGDNLRLGRDGTLAQIVFPDRSVSRLHARIAEETDGVFMIYDEGATSGTWVNYNQVPMTGQQLQHGDLINLGRVQLRFMLRQVVAAETSPAPLSEPAPDSTPEPPVIEDHSTEPFEPPAFAAQSPELKPVHEPTDHGSRASETTPLGDDVYRTEAFDPSFNPTPPETDADDKDKPAGSDPGEKK
- a CDS encoding serine/threonine-protein phosphatase, which codes for MIRETTTDLILGYQTHPGEKGKNNEDRATVVSYKPAPGERGNTVLAIVADGIGGKRSGEVASQIAIDAISAVFDQADSTSYLDLVTRGFLNTSRGIARQVTSNPEHEGMGTTCVAVVIANRRLYTAYIGDSRIYLLRDGGIRQLTVDHTWVQKAIEHGILTPDEARKHPNRHVVLRYLSTSSDPTPDFRLKLSEAESAEDSSRNQGLPLKTGDVILLCSDGLTDLVDDDEILAAFQQQATPQAAVDALTLMARYRGGFDNITIVAFKVPHHTGPLPRMATGPVGGGVSNTALMLGVLGGFGALAVAVIALAAGLIFFNPLRTPTPTLTNTRTATVGATTGVTNTIAPTLRPATLLPDTPTVLPPTPTLTVPPTVPTNTPTPTVDLTLVSPTATATVVPSETPTTQAP
- a CDS encoding protein kinase, which encodes MLVGKTIKGRYRLYDQLGVGGSAAVFLARDSGTGRIAVVKIIHPHLIESKFIARFLREIKVLQQVNTRHIVEIYDYGLNHTQDDLPAPVSFIAMEYVEGLTLASIIERMITLSETNTLTLSTQITKALVELHHLGVVHRDIKSQNIMITADNTAKIIDFGVAKNLGEKTITGTDVFAGTLSYASPEQLKDSRNVDIRSDLYSLGVVMAECLTGKVPPRNRRGQHIFLDQRPDATAPSRSRRAGPARTANEVVQTLLALDPEDRYPSPDSLLNDLELIGGGQPLSLPWDTLGIRTSNNTVAQITAAPESECYLISERGDRIPVTRREMVIGRSAPTDDTWVPDLDVRQMMLEKAKTVSRFHCRIFAGDDNVYRIMDMGSFNGTWVNGKRLESKEAVILADSDQIHLGGIAFTFHKPKTLKK